From a region of the Rhodospirillales bacterium genome:
- the ddpX gene encoding D-alanyl-D-alanine dipeptidase yields the protein MLVEIGETSHGVLIDLRYGTSDNFTGKTVYRNPRCYLHRDAEALLVRAIDLAARQGLKIKIFDAFRPSEAQWVLWDHTPDPEFLADPRRGSPHSRGAALDLTLTDGIGRELEMGTSFDAFTPLSHHGSVAVPEQAQRNRFLLLGLMTAAGFDFFRNEWWHYQMFDSRRYPVLSDSVLPAPMM from the coding sequence ATGCTGGTCGAAATCGGCGAGACGAGCCATGGGGTCCTGATCGACCTCCGCTACGGGACCTCGGACAATTTCACGGGCAAAACGGTCTATCGCAACCCGCGCTGCTATTTGCACCGCGACGCGGAAGCGTTGCTCGTACGCGCGATCGACTTGGCCGCGCGCCAGGGTCTCAAAATCAAGATCTTCGACGCCTTCCGTCCGTCGGAAGCGCAGTGGGTATTGTGGGACCATACGCCCGATCCCGAATTCCTCGCCGATCCCCGGCGCGGCTCGCCCCATTCGCGCGGCGCCGCCCTCGATCTCACGCTGACGGACGGGATCGGGCGCGAGCTGGAGATGGGAACCTCCTTCGACGCCTTCACGCCCCTCTCGCACCACGGCAGCGTCGCCGTGCCGGAGCAGGCGCAACGCAACCGCTTTCTTCTGCTGGGGCTGATGACGGCGGCCGGGTTCGATTTCTTCCGCAACGAATGGTGGCATTATCAGATGTTCGACAGCCGCCGTTATCCGGTGCTGTCCGACAGCGTGCTGCCGGCGCCCATGATGTGA
- the nadB gene encoding L-aspartate oxidase: MNPSSHVCDVLVLGSGAAGLAFALDLPRTLAVTVLSKGRLNQGATNRAQGGIAAVLGPDDSIEAHVRDTLAAGAGLCHERAVRFAVERGPETIRWLIGLGIELTWEKNGPGKTPHLTREGGHSFRRVVHAEDATGRAVQACLENEAVRRPNLRLIENRLAIDLIRGADGKPRCIGAYALDTASGRVETFAARAVMMATGGASGVYRHCTNPAAGGGDGLAMAWRAGCRVANMEFTQFHPTSLYVRDAEPLLISEAVRGEGGVLALPGGDRFMDRFDSRAELAPRDIVARAIDHEMKRLGLAYVHLDISHRPADFVREHFPMLHRRCLEAGFDMTRGPIPVVPAAHYTCGGIVTDLAARTDLAALYAAGECAFTGLHGANRLASNSLLECIVFARAAAEDAARALPAYEPPRALAPWDESQVRDSDEEVVVSHNRDEIRQFMWDYVGIVRTEKRLQRALSRIELLKREIEEYYARFRVTPALIELRDMAVTSELIIRSALARKESRGLHHILDYPRPDDAHPPADTILTPPARGK, encoded by the coding sequence ATGAACCCCTCGAGCCACGTCTGCGACGTGCTGGTGCTCGGCAGCGGGGCCGCCGGCCTCGCCTTCGCGCTCGATCTGCCGCGCACGCTCGCGGTCACGGTGCTGTCCAAGGGACGGCTCAACCAGGGCGCCACCAACCGGGCGCAAGGCGGCATCGCCGCCGTGCTCGGCCCGGACGATTCGATCGAGGCGCACGTGCGGGACACCCTCGCGGCCGGAGCCGGCCTTTGCCACGAGCGCGCGGTCCGCTTCGCGGTCGAGCGCGGGCCCGAAACCATCCGCTGGCTGATCGGCCTCGGCATCGAACTGACGTGGGAGAAGAATGGACCGGGCAAGACGCCGCACCTGACGCGCGAGGGCGGGCACAGCTTCCGCCGCGTGGTGCACGCCGAGGACGCGACGGGGCGCGCGGTCCAGGCGTGCCTGGAAAACGAGGCGGTCAGGCGGCCCAACCTGCGCCTGATCGAAAACCGGCTTGCCATCGACTTGATCCGGGGCGCGGACGGCAAGCCGCGTTGCATCGGAGCCTACGCGCTCGACACCGCCTCCGGCCGGGTTGAGACGTTCGCCGCGCGCGCGGTGATGATGGCGACCGGGGGCGCGAGCGGCGTCTATCGCCACTGCACCAACCCGGCCGCGGGCGGCGGCGACGGCCTCGCCATGGCCTGGCGGGCGGGTTGCCGCGTCGCCAACATGGAATTCACCCAGTTTCACCCCACGTCGCTCTATGTGCGCGACGCCGAGCCGCTCCTGATCAGCGAGGCGGTGCGCGGCGAGGGCGGCGTGCTTGCTCTTCCGGGGGGCGATCGATTCATGGACCGGTTCGATTCGCGGGCCGAGCTCGCGCCGCGCGACATCGTCGCCCGCGCCATCGACCACGAAATGAAACGGCTCGGCCTCGCCTACGTCCATCTCGACATCAGCCACCGTCCGGCGGATTTCGTGCGCGAACATTTCCCGATGCTCCATCGCCGCTGCCTGGAGGCGGGCTTCGACATGACCCGGGGACCGATCCCGGTGGTGCCGGCGGCGCACTACACCTGCGGTGGCATCGTGACCGACCTCGCGGCGCGGACCGACCTCGCCGCGCTCTACGCCGCGGGCGAATGCGCCTTCACCGGCCTGCACGGGGCCAACCGGCTGGCGTCCAATTCGCTGCTCGAATGCATCGTCTTCGCCCGTGCCGCCGCCGAAGACGCCGCGCGGGCGCTGCCGGCCTACGAGCCGCCACGCGCGCTCGCGCCGTGGGACGAAAGCCAGGTGCGCGATTCGGACGAAGAGGTGGTGGTCAGCCACAACCGCGACGAAATCCGGCAATTCATGTGGGACTACGTCGGCATCGTGCGCACCGAAAAACGCCTGCAGCGGGCGCTCAGCCGGATCGAACTGCTAAAACGGGAAATCGAGGAATACTACGCTCGCTTCCGGGTCACGCCGGCGTTGATCGAATTGCGCGATATGGCGGTGACGTCGGAATTGATTATCCGCTCGGCGCTGGCGCGGAAAGAGAGCCGCGGGCTGCACCACATTCTCGACTATCCCAGGCCCGACGACGCGCATCCGCCCGCCGACACGATTCTGACTCCGCCGGCGCGCGGCAAATAA
- a CDS encoding malonic semialdehyde reductase — translation MSHALDQAALDQLFLEARTYNAWKPDPIPEATLRKVWDLARMGPTSANCSPARIVFVTSAAAKEKLKPALMPTNVEKTMTAPAVAIVGHDLEFYEHLPKLFPHTDARAWFVGNQSLIETTAFRNGTLQGAYLILAARALGLDCGPMSGFDNAMVDKLFFPGGKVRSNFLCNLGHGSTKNLFPRSPRFAFEEACRIE, via the coding sequence ATGTCCCACGCGCTCGATCAGGCCGCTCTCGACCAGCTTTTTCTCGAGGCGCGCACCTACAACGCCTGGAAACCCGATCCGATCCCCGAAGCGACGCTGCGCAAGGTGTGGGATCTCGCGCGCATGGGGCCGACCAGCGCCAATTGCAGCCCGGCGCGGATCGTGTTCGTGACCAGCGCGGCGGCCAAGGAAAAGCTGAAGCCCGCGCTGATGCCGACCAACGTCGAAAAAACCATGACCGCGCCGGCCGTCGCCATCGTCGGGCACGACCTCGAATTTTACGAGCACCTGCCCAAGCTTTTTCCGCACACCGACGCGCGCGCATGGTTCGTGGGCAACCAATCGTTGATCGAGACCACCGCTTTCCGCAACGGCACGCTGCAAGGCGCCTATCTCATTCTCGCCGCGCGCGCCCTCGGCCTCGATTGCGGCCCGATGTCGGGATTCGACAACGCGATGGTGGATAAACTGTTCTTCCCGGGCGGCAAGGTCAGGTCGAACTTTCTCTGCAACCTCGGCCACGGCAGCACGAAGAATCTTTTCCCGCGCAGCCCGCGCTTTGCGTTCGAGGAAGCCTGCCGGATCGAGTAA
- a CDS encoding PhoX family phosphatase, which produces MARGSDEDDLPIRRTHAATLARLIGERLTRREALTGLLASGAGAALAGGPWGRDAQAATRNISTLTFRAPKHAIGDDHALAPGHAGQILIRWGDPVLPGAPAFDPARQSAADQARQFGYNNDFMAFMPLPKGSTASDHGLLCASHEYTMAELMWPGMTVQNRSEKVTRAQADVEIAAHGHTILEVRKTGAQWTIVNGSRYARRITGETEMRLAGAAAGHARLKTKADPTGTRVLGTLNNCAGGVTPWGTVLIAEENVNTYFGGEPAMTDEAANHKRMGLSARARYAWWRHHDRFNVEKEPNEANRFGWIVEIDPYDPQAMPVKRTALGRFKHEGATCARLADGRVVVYSGDDQANEYLYRFVSAGRFDPARPESARDLLDEGTLSVAKFFADGTMEWRPLVFGRGPLGPANGFHSQADVLIETRRAADLVGATPMDRPEDVEPSPRSGRVYVALTNNPARKAGETDAANPRGPNPFGHIVELLPPGTESEGPTAAEARHDADRFRWNILLLAGDPRNPAHGAQYHPRQVEEGVWLAAPDNVAFDNRGRLWISTDQGSAQARNKIPDGIYACDLEGPSRGLVKFFYGCPRGAEMCGPAFTPDNRTLFVAVQHPGEGSTFDQPSTRWPDFKAGVPPRPSVVAIVRKDGGPIGS; this is translated from the coding sequence GTGGCACGGGGCAGCGACGAAGACGACCTTCCGATCCGCCGCACCCACGCGGCGACGCTCGCGCGCCTGATCGGCGAACGCCTGACGCGGCGCGAAGCGTTGACGGGCCTGCTTGCCTCCGGCGCGGGCGCGGCGCTCGCCGGCGGCCCTTGGGGTCGCGACGCGCAAGCGGCGACGCGCAACATTTCGACCCTGACCTTCCGCGCACCCAAGCACGCGATCGGCGACGATCACGCGCTTGCGCCCGGACACGCGGGCCAGATCCTGATCCGCTGGGGCGATCCGGTGCTGCCCGGCGCGCCCGCGTTCGATCCCGCCCGCCAATCCGCCGCCGACCAGGCGCGCCAATTCGGCTACAACAACGACTTCATGGCATTCATGCCGCTGCCCAAGGGCTCGACCGCGTCCGATCACGGCCTTCTCTGCGCCAGCCACGAATACACCATGGCCGAATTGATGTGGCCGGGGATGACCGTTCAGAATCGTTCTGAAAAGGTCACGCGCGCGCAGGCCGACGTCGAAATCGCGGCGCACGGCCATACCATCCTCGAGGTGCGCAAGACCGGCGCCCAATGGACGATCGTGAACGGCAGCCGGTATGCCCGGCGCATCACCGGCGAAACGGAAATGCGACTTGCGGGCGCGGCCGCCGGCCACGCGCGCCTGAAGACCAAGGCCGACCCGACCGGAACCCGGGTACTGGGCACCCTCAACAATTGCGCCGGCGGGGTTACGCCCTGGGGCACGGTCCTGATCGCCGAGGAAAACGTCAACACCTACTTCGGCGGCGAGCCGGCGATGACCGACGAAGCCGCGAACCACAAGCGCATGGGGCTTTCGGCGCGCGCCCGTTACGCCTGGTGGCGCCATCACGACCGCTTCAATGTCGAGAAGGAACCGAACGAAGCCAACCGTTTCGGCTGGATCGTCGAGATCGATCCCTACGATCCCCAAGCAATGCCGGTCAAAAGGACCGCACTCGGCCGCTTCAAGCACGAGGGCGCAACCTGCGCGCGGCTCGCGGACGGCCGCGTCGTCGTCTATTCCGGCGACGATCAGGCCAACGAATATCTCTACCGCTTCGTCAGCGCCGGCCGCTTCGATCCCGCCAGGCCGGAAAGCGCGCGCGATCTTTTGGACGAGGGGACTCTTTCCGTCGCCAAGTTCTTCGCCGACGGCACGATGGAATGGCGTCCGCTGGTCTTCGGCCGGGGCCCGCTCGGACCCGCCAACGGCTTCCATTCACAAGCCGATGTGCTGATCGAAACCCGCCGCGCCGCCGACCTGGTCGGCGCGACGCCCATGGACCGGCCCGAGGACGTGGAGCCGTCGCCCCGCTCGGGCCGGGTCTATGTCGCGCTCACCAACAATCCGGCGCGCAAGGCGGGCGAGACCGACGCCGCCAATCCGCGCGGGCCCAATCCGTTCGGCCATATCGTCGAGTTATTGCCGCCCGGCACGGAAAGCGAAGGCCCGACCGCGGCCGAGGCGCGCCACGACGCCGACCGGTTCCGTTGGAATATCCTGTTGCTCGCCGGCGATCCGCGAAATCCCGCGCACGGCGCGCAATATCATCCCCGGCAGGTCGAGGAAGGCGTGTGGCTCGCCGCGCCGGACAACGTCGCCTTCGACAACCGCGGGCGCCTCTGGATTTCGACCGACCAGGGCTCGGCCCAGGCGCGCAACAAGATTCCCGACGGCATATACGCCTGCGATCTCGAAGGCCCAAGCCGCGGCTTGGTGAAATTCTTCTACGGCTGTCCGCGCGGCGCCGAGATGTGCGGACCGGCCTTCACCCCCGACAACCGCACGCTGTTCGTCGCCGTGCAGCATCCGGGTGAAGGCTCGACCTTCGATCAACCGTCGACCCGCTGGCCCGACTTCAAGGCCGGCGTCCCGCCGCGCCCCTCCGTCGTCGCCATCGTCAGAAAAGACGGCGGTCCGATCGGTTCGTGA